Proteins from a single region of Trichomycterus rosablanca isolate fTriRos1 chromosome 16, fTriRos1.hap1, whole genome shotgun sequence:
- the LOC134330205 gene encoding arylsulfatase B, translating into MMSPSRAGSVLCLVCLLCVCVFGGYVWGHPAPPHLVFILADDLGFNDVGYHGSEIKTPHLDRLSAAGIRLENYYVQPLCTPSRNQLLTGRYQIHTGMQHQIIWPCQPYCVPLDEKLLPELISDAGYSTHMVGKWHLGMYKKECLPTRRGFHSFFGYLLGSEDYYTHQRCSFISPLNLSRCALDLRDGESTAGQYSGEYSTELFTQHAVHTIHTHPTHTPLFLYVALQAVHDPLQVPERYLAPYSFIKDRARRLYAGMVSAMDEAVGNISMALRDAGMWNNTILIFSTDNGGQTLAGGSNWPLRGRKWSLWEGGVRGVGFVTGPLVELPGTVSRELIHISDWLPTLVALAGGSTNGTKPLDGFNVWSTISTGKSSPRVELLHNIDPLYIDVAPCPGDSTEDQQEMLDSLRQNSLRRNSLKFSSVPVPHFNVSMHAAIRYKNWKLLTGYPGCAVWFPRPGETIGGASPVAPPPLKQVMLFNIDEDPEERQEVSHQHPDVVNFLLQRLEKLQQGAEPINFPPDDPRCDPKYTGAWGPWE; encoded by the exons ATGATGAGCCCCAGCAGAGCGGGTTCGGTtctgtgtttagtttgtttgctgtgtgtgtgtgtgtttggggggtaTGTATGGGGTCACCCCGCTCCCCCTCACCTGGTCTTTATTTTGGCGGATGATTTGGGGTTTAATGATGTCGGATATCACGGATCAGAGATTAAAACTCCGCACTTGGACCGTCTGAGCGCCGCTGGGATTCGGCTGGAGAATTATTACGTTCAGCCCCTCTGTACCCCATCCCGAAATCAGCTACTGACGGGGAGataccag aTCCATACTGGAATGCAGCATCAGATTATTTGGCCGTGCCAGCCGTACTGTGTTCCTCTGGATGAGAAGTTGTTGCCTGAACTAATAAGTGATGCCGGCTATTCCACTCACATGGTGGGCAAGTGGCACCTGGGCATGTACAAGAAGGAGTGTTTGCCCACCCGCCGAGGCTTCCACTCTTTCTTTG GTTATTTATTGGGGTCGGAGGATTATTACACTCACCAGCGCTGCAGCTTCATTTCTCCACTTAATCTGAGCCGCTGCGCCCTGGACCTGAGAGACGGAGAAAGTACAGCCGGGCAGTACAGTGGAGAGTATTCAACTGAACTATTCACCCAGCACGCtgtacacaccatacacactcatcctacacacacg CCTCTGTTCCTCTACGTGGCTCTGCAGGCGGTACACGACCCGTTACAGGTGCCTGAGCGTTACTTAGCCCCCTACAGCTTTATTAAGGACCGCGCCCGCAGGCTTTATGCTGGCATGGTGTCGGCGATGGATGAGGCTGTAGGGAACATCAGCATGGCACTGCGGGACGCTGGCATGTGGAACAATACCATCCTCATCTTCTCTACAG aTAATGGAGGTCAGACTTTGGCTGGAGGAAGTAATTGGCCCCTTCGTGGCAGGAAGTGGTCTCTCTGGGAGGGTGGAGTCCGGGGTGTGGGCTTCGTTACTGGACCGTTGGTGGAACTTCCTGGCACTGTGAGCCGTGAGCTTATCCACATCTCTGATTGGCTGCCCACTCTGGTGGCCCTGGCTGGAGGATCGACCAATGGGACGAAACCACTGGACGGGTTTAATGTGTGGAGCACCATCAG tacagGGAAATCCTCTCCGAGAGTGGAACTCTTACACAACATTGATCCGCTGTACATCGACGTTGCTCCCT GTCCGGGGGATTCGACAGAGGATCAGCAGGAAATGCTCGACTCATTAAGACAGAACTCGTTAAGGAGAAACTCATTAAAATTCAGCTCAGTTCCTGTGCCACACTTTAACGTTTCCATGCATGCTGCAATTCGATATAAAAACTGGAAACTTCTGACAGGATATCCAG gtTGTGCTGTGTGGTTTCCGCGTCCTGGTGAGACGATTGGCGGAGCATCACCTGTAGCTCCGCCCCCTCTGAAGCAGGTGATGTTGTTTAATATCGATGAGGATCCAGAGGAGAGACAGGAAGTTTCTCATCAGCACCCGGATGTGGTCAACTTCCTGTTACAGCGCTTAGAGAAGCTCCAGCAGGGGGCAGAACCTATCAACTTCCCCCCTGACGACCCCCGCTGTGACCCCAAATACACCGGCGCCTGGGGGCCCTGGGAATAA
- the camlg gene encoding calcium signal-modulating cyclophilin ligand, translating into MMDGEGELNKASVEEKQMSSVQRRSESRRRKLLLTSDQRLNKILHSNQQSDLSESRRVTEPRFHLDLDQTEGVSSSVTSKRHSPFIPEVRGEGLGGSLLDDRRKEEEDERGVRIRPRGETSSEERSRSPQRGINTYLSRFDDAIKLRGQLANEKAVQESGGGEEEFDSFRWFRLVGSAVLAVFVRLFVCHYLSIFAPFLTLELAYMGLYQYFPKVERKMKTTVLSAALLLSGIPAEVINRSAETYRKMGDVFSDLCVYFFTFITCHELLLLFSSSDST; encoded by the exons atgatggatggagaaggtgaattaaataaagcttctgtagaagagaaacagatgagtTCAGTTCAGAGGAGATCAGAGAGCCGCCGCCGCAAATTATTACTGACCTCAGACCagagattaaataaaatcttaCATTCTAATCAACAATCTGATCTCAGTG AGAGTCGGCGGGTGACTGAGCCAAGGTTCCACCTTGATCTGGACCAGACTGAGGGTGTCTCCTCCTCTGTCACTTCCAAACGTCACTCCCCGTTCATCCCAGAGGTGCGGGGGGAGGGATTGGGGGGTTCTTTGTTGGATGACAGgaggaaggaggaggaggacgagcGAGGAGTTCGGATTAGACCGAGAGGTGAAACATCTAGTGAGGAACGATCTCGCTCTCCTCAAAGGGGCATCAATACCTACTTGTCTCGCTTTGATGATGCCATCAAGCTACGAGGACAGCTGGCCAATGAGAAAGCGGTTCAGGAGAGCGGGGGAGGAGAAGAAGAGTTTGATTCCTTTCGGTGGTTTCGGCTGGTGGGCAGCGCAGTGTTAGCTGTGTTTGTTCGACTGTTCGTCTGTCACTACCTG tccatATTTGCTCCGTTTCTCACGCTGGAACTCGCTTACATGGGATTATATCAATATTTTCCAAAG gtggagAGGAAGATGAAGACGACGGTTTTGTCGGCGGCGCTGCTGCTGTCGGGAATCCCGGCCGAGGTGATCAATCGCTCAGCTGAGACCTACAGAAAGATGGGCGACGTTTTCTCTGATCTCTGTGTTTATTTCTTCACCTTCATCACCTGTCATGAGCTTCTTCTGCTCTTCTCTTCATCTGACTCCACCTGA